A stretch of DNA from Desmospora activa DSM 45169:
ATGGTTTATCTTAAGATTCCGGAGACACTGCCGCAAAAGGATACTGAATCGACGTCAGCCACTAAATCGAAAGTATTGTTGGGTATCGGTTCTCATTTGCCTTTGTATCTGCTAATTTTATTAACCGTCCCCGTGTATATCGTCGAAATGCAGATGAACTCCACTCAGCCGCTCTATTTGCAGAACCACTTTGTCGATTATCTGCTGGTGTATGCAATCTTGCGTACCGTACCTGGAATTTTGACTACCGTCCTTCAAATGCCGGTCACCTTGTGGAGTAAGCGGTGGCGCTCCACCCATGTTGTTTTCTTCAGTTACATGCTCGTGGTCGGGTATGGGCTGATCTATGGTTTTGCTCCTGTATTTTGGGTATTACTGTTGGCGGAACTATGCTGGGCTTTGACCGATATGCTATTATTCCCGCGCTTAAAGCAAATCGTATCGCTGATGGCGGAGCCCCATGTTCGTGCCCGTTATTTCTCCTTATTTGATATCAGTCTCAGCCTGGGTAAAATGACAGCGCCTGTGTTGGGCAGTATGGTGTTGGTGCAGTACGGAGGGCAAGCGCTGTTTGGGGGGCTTGCGCTGTTGTTGTTAATCACGGGATTGCTGCAATTGATCCTAATCTCGCGTATCTTAGCGGCTAAAGCCAAGCGGGAACAAGAGATGTCGGGAGCGGTGGGGGGGTGACGGGGTGAATTACGGTATTGCCTGCCGGGGAAACACTACGGATTTTGGGTGAAGGAGCGTGGATGGAGATTTTGATGTGGGTGGTTTTGCCCGGCTTGTTTACTTATGGTGCCGGTTGGTGGAGTTGGTCACGAAGGGGTTGGGAGTAGAAGTTTTCACTGATGAATCGCGAAATGATAGCAATCATGCCCGCACTCACCGATCGGTGGAATGCGGGCATTTTACTTATCTTCCTAAACCATCATTCTTTTATATGGATTAACCGGTCGGTTCCCCTTAGGGACTCTATATCTGCAACGCCAATACCAAACATCGCTGTTCTGCACTCCCATTCGATTCGTTCCAGTTGTTGGCTGATGGCTTCCGGCGTGGGTTGGGTGGCAGCATGAAGCAGAGAGCGGCCATAACCGACCAGATCGGCTCCCAAGGCGAGGCATTTGGCACCTTCGACACCGTTGTGAAGCCCTCCACTGGCGATGAGGGAAGTGTCGGGGGAGGCGGTACGCACTTCCCGGATACACATGGCGGTAGGAAGCCCCCAATCCCGGAAAGCTTCAGCAGCGTGGTGCACAAGCGGATCCGGGGAGCGATATTTTTCCACCTGAATCCAGGAAGTCCCGCCAGCACCGGCCACATCGACAAAAGAGGCCCCGACGTTCCACAGTCGGCGAGCGGTCTCACCATCGATACCAAAACCGACTTCTTTGATCCCAACCGGCACTTCCAGTTCAGCGCACACTTGTTCAATTTTAGCTAGCAGCTGGTCAAAGCGGGTATTTCCCTCCGGTTGAAATACCTCCTGCATACTGTTCAAATGTAGGATGAGGGCGTCAGCTCCGGTAATTTCCACGATGCGTCGACACTCTTCCGTCCCAAAACCATAATTGAGTTGAACAGCACCTAAGTTGGCCAGGATGGGGATGTCGGGTGCATCGCTACGTACATCGAATGTGTGGGCCAATTCCGGGTATTCCAAAGCGGTGCGAACCGATCCCAATCCCAACACCCAGCCACGGTCTTGGGCCGCTTGTGCCAGATTGCGGTTAATGTTGTGGGCTTCTTTGGTGCCACCTGTCATGGAACTGATGAGAAACGGCGTTTTTAACGCGTATCCCAGAAAAAAAGTGGACAGATTGATAGCGGCAAAATCAAGTTCCGGTAGGGCTTGATGACGAAAGTGGTATTCCTCCAACCCTGTGGTGATGTTTCGCCCCTCCACGTCACGGTTTAGGACGATGTCGATGTGCTCCGATTTTCGTTGGTTCGTTGTTTTATTGTGATCCGGCATAAGGGCATCCTTTCTTTCCAGCTTTTTCGCATGCACTTTTGACAATACCGCCCAAAGAAGTGTGATTGAGGAGGGAAGGCAGTTTGTCAAAAACCCACATGGAGAGGAGGATCACCATGCAATTTCCCATTATACCAATAAAGGGTAAGTCTAGAAAGGGAAACGGAACCACTTTTTTCTGGACCCTTCGTTTTTCAACAAAGGGACAAAATCGGAACAGGATCCTACCGGATGTGAGAGAAGACGAGCTTTGTGATCATCCAATTGTTTTTCCAGGCGAACTTGCAGATAACGTGTGATCTCTTCCAGGGATAACGTGGACCAGTCCAAGGAAAAAGGTTCTCCAAACCAAAGGGTGGCTTCCGGTTTCATCTTCGTTCCCATCAGATACTGAACCGTGACCGGTTTTACTTGTGTATGGGGGCACTTTTGCAAGAGATGCCCCACATCGGTTTGAAAGGATAACGGACGTTGATCCAGGTGCTGGATTTCTCCTTGGGGAAACAGCCATACCCGCTCACCTTGATGAAGGAGTTGGATGGCGGATTGTAGGGTAGTGGATAAGGTTTGTGATGAATCCTTCTCTTGGGGTGGAAGCAAGTTACTCATCTGCTCATGGTTGATCATTAGATAATGGACACCACTGTCTTCCTGCTGAATGGCAAAATAAGCCACAAGGCCATCCCACCATGAGCTGTGATTCATGATATATAACGTGGAACGCCCGCTATGGCTATAAACCGTTCCCATTTGTCCGATAAAATGAAAATGTCGCTGCAGCAAATATTTACGGCTGTAGCGGGCGAACCGTTGATCAAATGATTGAATCGCGGGTTGAGTCATACAAACCCCCTCCATTTCCAGCTTTCCATAATAAGATTATCATTTTGAGGACGTTAATCTGTGATTAACAATATAAAGTTCATTTGTTATTTTTTTAAGCGTCATTGCGGGAACAAGTAGATATTGCTTTAATGAAGGAGAGAATGGAATCCACTTATTTTTTTATCTGGTGTTAATCAGGAGGAAAAGAGAATGCTGTGGTTAATCGTGGCAGTCGTAGTTGCTTGCATCAGTTGGATCATCGGATCTTATCGCCGCAAGCTGCCTCGCCCAGTATGGCGTGAAGTAGGGCAGCGACCACAAGTGGAAGGGTTTCAAGACGATGCGATTACGGTGACGTGGCTGGGACACTCCACTGTCTACCTCAACGTCAAAGGAGTCCGGATCCTGACCGACCCGGTATTTAGTGAGCGAGTCGGCATTCAAATTTTTAGGAGATGGACACTCGGGCCTAAACGTTATACACCACCGGCATTGGATATAAAGGAAATTGGAGAGATTGATCTAATCTTGCTCTCTCATGCCCACATGGATCATATGGACCTTCCTTCTTTGCGGGCGTTGGCCGGAGAGAAAACCCAAGTGATCACTCCTGTAGGAACAGGGCGGTTATTGCGGTCAATGCCGTTTAGAGCGGTGATGGAGGCCGGCGAAGGGGAACCAATAAAGCTTGACAGTGGAGTGATGATCACTCCTTTTCCCGTTCGACATTGGGGAAATCGTTATCCGTGGAATGTTGATTACGGATTCAGCGGGTATATGATTGAAAAGGAGAATCATCGTATCGCCTTTTCCGGAGATACTGCCTACACCTCTTTCCACCAGTTGCGGAAATGGGGACCGGTGGATTTAATTCTGGTGCCCATCGGGGCGTATTCCCCCGATTCCTTTCAAGGTTCCCACTGTACGCCGGAACAAGCGTGGCAGATGGCTCAAGAAGCGGGAGCCCGTGAAGTGGCACCAATTCATTGGAACACATTTGTATTGTCGCAAGAACCGATTGAAGAGCCAATCCAACGGTTGATGCAAGCCGCCGGTCCGGAATCCGACCGTATTGTGATACGGGAGCAGGGTGCGGTCTGGCGACTAAGCGAAACGCAGGAGAAGCCCCAAGTGGAAAGGAAAGAGCTTCAACCACAATTATAAGGGAGTTATCCATCATTTTCCCCTGAGTACCGTATAAAAATTGTTTTTCTTTCTCAGCGATCAAGCCTGGTGTCAATCCGGGCTTTTCTTTTTTATCGATTCGTTACACAGAAAAGGACAACATTCCTAACAACCTGCAAAGGGGTATCGCGTATGTTAGAAAGAAAGGGTCAGGGTGAAGGGGAGATGTGAAATGGCCGATGAGCGAAAAGCGTTGGAACGTGCGATTGTGGAGATAACAGAAGTGGCCTCAGGCTTCGGTCTCGACTTTTACCCGATGCGATATGAAATCTGCCCCGCCGATATCATTTACACTTTTGGTGCTTACGGCATGCCGACCCGCTTTTCTCATTGGAGTTTCGGCAAAACCTTCCATCGAATGAAAATGCAATACGATTTAAATTTGAGCCGAATTTATGAGCTGGTGATTAACTCCAATCCTTGCTATGCTTTTTTGCTTAAAGGAAACAGCTTAATCCAAAATAAGTTGATTGTTGCCCATGTATTGGCGCATTGCGATTTTTTTAAGAATAATGCTCGTTTCTCCAACACCTCTAAAGATATGGTGGAAAGTATGGCGGCAAGCGCGGAACGAATTCGTCAATATGAATTGGAGCACGGCAGAGAAAAAGTGGAAGAGTTTCTGGATCATGTATTAGCTGTGCAAGAGCATGTGGATCCCAGCTTGCTTCCCAAACCCCGGTTGACGGAAAAAGAGGAAAAACAGAAAAAACAACAACCCCGTCGCAAGGTAACACCATACGAGGATTTGTGGAAGTTGGATGGCTTAGAAGAGGGGGAACAAAAGACAGAGCGGAATAAACGCTTTCCTGAACATCCAGAGAAGGATCTGTTGTTGTTTATCCTGAATCACTGTCGGGAGTTGGAGAGCTGGCAACAAGATATTTTGACGGTTTTGCGGGAAGAGATGCTTTATTTCTGGCCGCAGATGGAGACCAAGATCATGAACGAAGGATGGGCCTCTTACTGGCATATTCGGATTATGCGGGAGCTTGATTTGACGGATGCGGAAACATTGGAATTTGCCAAGTTGAACGCTTCTGTGATCCAACCTTCCACAACCTCAATCAATCCTTATTATTTAGGGCTGAAGATTTTTGAAGATATTGAACGTCGTTATGATAACCCTACCGCAAAAGAGCGGGAGCTGGGATGGAAACCGGGCAAAGGGAGAGAAAAGATATATGAAGTGCGTGAGATGGAGATGGATACCTCGTTTATTCGCAATTATCTCACTAAAAAATTGGTGGAAGACCTTGATCTGTATGTGTTTCAACGTGAAGGTCATGAGTGGACCATCTCCGACAAACGGTGGGAAGAAGTGCGCGAAAGCCTGATCGCCAGCCGCATCAACGGAGGACATCCGGTGATCATGGTGGAGGATGGAGATTATCGTCAAAATGGTGAGTTGTACCTAAAGCATCGTTTTGAGGGATTAGAGTTGGATATTAAATATATCGAGAAGACACTGCCCCATGTTAACGCCTTATGGGGACGTCCGGTCCATATTGAGACAGTTGTGGAGCAGCGTGAAGTTCTGTTTACCTACAACGGTAAAAAATGTACGCGTCATTTTCTGTAACAAACGGCCGAAAAAAGGCCTTTTTCTTTTGGCGCTAAGCGGTGATCAGGGACGGATTTAGCGTAATAGCAAGATTATGCTTACAACTTGGTTAGGGAGTGTAGAAAATTCGAGACAATGGTGAGCCGGAGGGTTAAATAGTGGGGAATGGCTGACGAAGAAGAGGTTGCTACAGGAAAGTGATTAGGCACGTTATCTTAATATGAATACAAAGCAAAGCCGGGTTGAGATCATCCCTACCCGGCTTTTTTATAGTATCTTTTTTCCAAAATGTTTTTCATGTCTAGCTGATATAGCCCGGCGTTTTTCTTTAAAAAGGCCGTCCGTTGCTTTGTCTAAAAATTCTTGAGGTGATATTTTACCTTTCTCATAGCGCTCATACAGTTTTTCCTGTTGTCGAGGAGACTGCTTCTTCACTTGGCCCATCTCTTTTTCCCTCCTGACTTTTCAAATGATAATATACCAAAGATGAAAGAGCATTGGCAAATGCTTTCATATAGGGGATATATTCGGATTCATCATATGAGTGCCTTTCGTTTCCGGTGATACTGATAACGCCTATTACTTCTTTTCCACAGCGGATGGGTGTGGTTAATAGAGAGTAAAAATGATTTTCAGACTCGGGATTGGATTCAAAGCGGGCGCCTCGCGCTGTAACATCGGGTTCATAGTTGTCTTCACCGGTTATGTAGGTAAATCCTGCTGAGTTTTTCTCGGTGATTTTTGGATTGTATTGAAGCAGATCGGTAGAATGACCAGCCCAACCGCAAGGATTTAGTTTGGTTTCTGCGCCATTTGGTATAAATATAACGACTCTAGGATCGGTCGACTTGGGATTGGTCATAAAGACTCGGATAAGCCAACAGATGTGGTTGATAGCATGTCCAAATTTATAAGATGAGTAGGATTCGTATAAAAGTTTTGCGGTGGTGCTGCCAATCGTACTCATAATATCAAGGGCTTCAGCACTTCTTAAATTTTCCTTCTCGGATTGTGAGAAATCGTTGATTTGATTAATGGATTTAGAGGTTTTTCTATAACCCCACCAACATAATCCTATCACGAACAGCGTTAAGATGCTCCCAATGATCAGGACAGAGGGGGTAAGATTTTCCCAAACTGGCTGGGTAAGTAACCACCAGCCAAATCCCAAAATGGCCATGCACGCAAATACATAAGGGAACCAAGGGAATTTTTTGAAGAGCCGGTCTAATACTTCGGCATTCATAGTATCCCCCTTAAATGCGATTACCGCATTCTATCTCTTTTGCTAATAAATTCTCTGTTACATGTCGATCCTCCTCCATAGCCTCTCGATGGAAGATAAAAAAGATTAAACCCCACTTAGTGAAATTTCACGGGGGCTTGATCCTTCTATTCCTCTATTCTTTTTTCAATATCCCTAAATACTCAATCCATGGTCCAACGTCCGCTTGGTATCTCTTGGCCATTACTCGTACGATTTGAGCAATATGCGTTAGGTCATGAACAACCCATGTCGAAAGCAATTCTCTTACTTTCACTATCCCAAATGCAGGATGTGAACCCGTCAATTCAAGATGTGAGTCAGATTCAACAAGAGCTTTGAGTTTGATTATATTTTGTGTTCTCATCGTATTAAATTCAAGTAATTTTTGTTCAATCGATTTTTTAGGTTTCTCATTTAAGTGAGAATAACGATCAAATGGGGGAAAGGGTTTGCTTTCACCTTCATGAAGGATCATTTCTAATCGTGGTATCCAGTTATTTTTCTCTCCCTCAATCAGGTGATCAATCACTTCAGAGACGTTCCAGGTTCCCTCGCCTTCGTTGCATTGCAACCATCCATCCGATAAACCCGTTAAAAAATACTCCAATGTTTGTGGTGTACGTTCCAGAACCTCAATCGCTTCTTCTATAGTAAAATTCATCCAAATACTGACAGGAGATCCCCGGCTTTAGCCGTGGGGAGGAATGGGCGGCGTCGCCCGGCCCCTCTGGTGGGAGTGCTTAGGGCGGCTCTCTTTTCTCCTGTCGTCCCTCCTCTCAGTATGCATAGCCGTCTGTTCGTTGGAGCAAACGGCAGTATTTGTAGCTAATCCCCTGGATTGTTCCGCTTTCTATGTCTTTAAGCAATCATTTCATATCTCTTCTATTGATTACAAGTTTTTTTCTTTTGTTTAATGTGGGTACAAACTACAAAGTTTAAATCTGTGAATTAGATAAGGGGTGGATCAAGATAGTCATAATTGGCCACCGGATATTTTTGTTGCTTTGCCTGGGCATTGATTTCGATTAAAATAGCATCAAGTAAAGGAGGGATTACGATGCGGATACTGGATCAAATCTTAGCCCATAACCGTTCCTTTGTTACCAATAAGGAGTATCTTCCATATCAAACCACTAAATTTCCAGATAAGAAGATGGTTGTCGTTACTTGTATGGATACTCGTTTGACGGAGTTGCTTCCACGGGCGATGAATCTAAAGAACGGGGACACCAAAATCATCAAAAATGCAGGTGCCATCGTAAGCCATCCCTTTGGCAGCGTGATGCGTAGTGTGTTGGTTGCTCTCTATGAGCTAAACGCCCGGGAGGTTTGTGTTGTTGGACATTATGGGTGTGGGATGGGAAGCATCCAGCCGGAGGAGACACTGGCCAAAATGCGGCAGTGTGGGATCTCAGATGATACGATTACGACATTGGAGCGGTCCGGCATCCATTTGAAAAAGTGGTTGCAAGGGTTTGCTTCAGTGGAGGAGAGTGTTGAGAACAGCGTGCGGATCATTCGTGAACATCCGTTGATGTTACCTGGAGTACCAGTTCATGGCTTAATTATCGATCCTGGTACAGGGGAATTGACAACGGTGGTGGACGGGTATCAGGTGATCGAAAAAACGAGTGCTGGTATGAAATAATTTGATAAATCGATTTACGGCGAAAGGGTATAGACTTGTCCGTCAATAAAAAACCCTCGACATCTCACACGAATGTCGAGGGTTTATGGTTTACGGTTGTTCCAGATTATCGTTCGGACCATCGATATAATGATCGTCGTTCTGCTCGGACTTTGCATCGGCAGTGTATTGGTTCTCGGTTTGAGCTGATTTCGCGTTGTCGGAATATGGGTCATTGCTTTGTGCGGCTTTCGCATCGTCGGAATATTGATCATCGTCCTGCTTGGATTTCGCGTCAACGGTGGATGGGTCGTCATCTTGCTCGGTTTTTGCATTATCGGCGGATGGATCGTCATCTTGCTCGGTTTTTGCATTATCGGCGGATGGATCGTCATCTTGCTCGGTTTTTGCGTCATCGGCAGATGGATCGTCATCTTGCTCGGTTTTTGCGTCATCGGCAGATGGATCGTCATCTTGTTCGGATTCAGCGTCATCGGCAGATGGATCGTCATCTTGTTCGGCTTTTGCGTCATCGGCGGATGGATCGTCATCTTGTTCGGCTTTTACATCGTCGGTGAGTAAATCGTCGTCCTGCTCAGACTGGTCGTCAATCGTGTGTTGGTCGTTTTGCTCGGGCTCAACTTGATCGATAGACTCCTCTGTTTCAGGTTTGTATTCT
This window harbors:
- a CDS encoding MFS transporter, which translates into the protein MRITKRIQDTLAKVKKRYHPIVWVHFWLTMSRCITGFMLYPYLVIYMTEQLGTSPVAAAGAISFPSFVALFFKLWAGNVSDRFGRRPVLLAAPLMQFGVLIGMIAATEVWHFYVLLTLNGLSFNLFLPATSAQIADVVPEEQRTEAYSLDNVAINIGAMLGPLLGIAAYQFNPALIFGAEAAVALFTVVMVYLKIPETLPQKDTESTSATKSKVLLGIGSHLPLYLLILLTVPVYIVEMQMNSTQPLYLQNHFVDYLLVYAILRTVPGILTTVLQMPVTLWSKRWRSTHVVFFSYMLVVGYGLIYGFAPVFWVLLLAELCWALTDMLLFPRLKQIVSLMAEPHVRARYFSLFDISLSLGKMTAPVLGSMVLVQYGGQALFGGLALLLLITGLLQLILISRILAAKAKREQEMSGAVGG
- the fni gene encoding type 2 isopentenyl-diphosphate Delta-isomerase, with product MPDHNKTTNQRKSEHIDIVLNRDVEGRNITTGLEEYHFRHQALPELDFAAINLSTFFLGYALKTPFLISSMTGGTKEAHNINRNLAQAAQDRGWVLGLGSVRTALEYPELAHTFDVRSDAPDIPILANLGAVQLNYGFGTEECRRIVEITGADALILHLNSMQEVFQPEGNTRFDQLLAKIEQVCAELEVPVGIKEVGFGIDGETARRLWNVGASFVDVAGAGGTSWIQVEKYRSPDPLVHHAAEAFRDWGLPTAMCIREVRTASPDTSLIASGGLHNGVEGAKCLALGADLVGYGRSLLHAATQPTPEAISQQLERIEWECRTAMFGIGVADIESLRGTDRLIHIKE
- a CDS encoding lysophospholipid acyltransferase family protein is translated as MTQPAIQSFDQRFARYSRKYLLQRHFHFIGQMGTVYSHSGRSTLYIMNHSSWWDGLVAYFAIQQEDSGVHYLMINHEQMSNLLPPQEKDSSQTLSTTLQSAIQLLHQGERVWLFPQGEIQHLDQRPLSFQTDVGHLLQKCPHTQVKPVTVQYLMGTKMKPEATLWFGEPFSLDWSTLSLEEITRYLQVRLEKQLDDHKARLLSHPVGSCSDFVPLLKNEGSRKKWFRFPF
- a CDS encoding MBL fold metallo-hydrolase, which produces MLWLIVAVVVACISWIIGSYRRKLPRPVWREVGQRPQVEGFQDDAITVTWLGHSTVYLNVKGVRILTDPVFSERVGIQIFRRWTLGPKRYTPPALDIKEIGEIDLILLSHAHMDHMDLPSLRALAGEKTQVITPVGTGRLLRSMPFRAVMEAGEGEPIKLDSGVMITPFPVRHWGNRYPWNVDYGFSGYMIEKENHRIAFSGDTAYTSFHQLRKWGPVDLILVPIGAYSPDSFQGSHCTPEQAWQMAQEAGAREVAPIHWNTFVLSQEPIEEPIQRLMQAAGPESDRIVIREQGAVWRLSETQEKPQVERKELQPQL
- a CDS encoding SpoVR family protein; this encodes MADERKALERAIVEITEVASGFGLDFYPMRYEICPADIIYTFGAYGMPTRFSHWSFGKTFHRMKMQYDLNLSRIYELVINSNPCYAFLLKGNSLIQNKLIVAHVLAHCDFFKNNARFSNTSKDMVESMAASAERIRQYELEHGREKVEEFLDHVLAVQEHVDPSLLPKPRLTEKEEKQKKQQPRRKVTPYEDLWKLDGLEEGEQKTERNKRFPEHPEKDLLLFILNHCRELESWQQDILTVLREEMLYFWPQMETKIMNEGWASYWHIRIMRELDLTDAETLEFAKLNASVIQPSTTSINPYYLGLKIFEDIERRYDNPTAKERELGWKPGKGREKIYEVREMEMDTSFIRNYLTKKLVEDLDLYVFQREGHEWTISDKRWEEVRESLIASRINGGHPVIMVEDGDYRQNGELYLKHRFEGLELDIKYIEKTLPHVNALWGRPVHIETVVEQREVLFTYNGKKCTRHFL
- a CDS encoding GAF domain-containing protein, yielding MNAEVLDRLFKKFPWFPYVFACMAILGFGWWLLTQPVWENLTPSVLIIGSILTLFVIGLCWWGYRKTSKSINQINDFSQSEKENLRSAEALDIMSTIGSTTAKLLYESYSSYKFGHAINHICWLIRVFMTNPKSTDPRVVIFIPNGAETKLNPCGWAGHSTDLLQYNPKITEKNSAGFTYITGEDNYEPDVTARGARFESNPESENHFYSLLTTPIRCGKEVIGVISITGNERHSYDESEYIPYMKAFANALSSLVYYHLKSQEGKRDGPSEEAVSSTTGKTV
- a CDS encoding DinB family protein, with product MNFTIEEAIEVLERTPQTLEYFLTGLSDGWLQCNEGEGTWNVSEVIDHLIEGEKNNWIPRLEMILHEGESKPFPPFDRYSHLNEKPKKSIEQKLLEFNTMRTQNIIKLKALVESDSHLELTGSHPAFGIVKVRELLSTWVVHDLTHIAQIVRVMAKRYQADVGPWIEYLGILKKE
- a CDS encoding beta-class carbonic anhydrase, which encodes MRILDQILAHNRSFVTNKEYLPYQTTKFPDKKMVVVTCMDTRLTELLPRAMNLKNGDTKIIKNAGAIVSHPFGSVMRSVLVALYELNAREVCVVGHYGCGMGSIQPEETLAKMRQCGISDDTITTLERSGIHLKKWLQGFASVEESVENSVRIIREHPLMLPGVPVHGLIIDPGTGELTTVVDGYQVIEKTSAGMK